Sequence from the Ammospiza caudacuta isolate bAmmCau1 chromosome 9, bAmmCau1.pri, whole genome shotgun sequence genome:
ACCTTGGCAGCAAGGGGTGTTTGCCAGCACCTGGGATGGGCAGTGCAGAGCCTCCTCAGGAGCCCAGTGTGGGCTGGCAGGCTCTGGTAGGCTTGCTCACCTTGGTGCCGCTGAGTGACCTCCAAAGCCAGCTGGGCACCAGtatccagccctggcacagccatgcAGGTCTCACACCACCTCtccacccccagggctggcactggggcgGCAGCTGCCCCACTATTACGAGGTGCTCACAGCTCCCATCTCCAAGGTgcgtgctggcagtgctggtgtggAAACaccctctgcctctcctgcctgccaggatgctgcagcagctccccaccCCAAGCCTGGCATGCTCTCTTTCTCCTGGGCCAGATCCTGGATCACTGGTTTGAGTCAGAACCCCTGAAGGCAACTCTGGCTACTGATGCTGTGATTGGAGCCATGGCCAGCCCACACACCCCTGGCAGTGGGTGAGGGATCCTTCCCCCCGGGGCTCATGCCTGCACTGTCCCCCCTTGCCGTGCTCTGTGCTTGGCTCTGCTGCACCAGtaccctgtgccctgccccctgcctctccctcccACTGCCTGCTCAACTTTGCCAGGGTGCCTCAGGGCTTGGTGCTGGGCAaggggctgcccccagccctgccagtggCTCTCCTGAGTGGCCCCCACCTATCCCTTCACTGTTTGGGcacctctgtccccaggctgggctgagtCCTGGCTGGTGCATCCTCCCTGTAACTGAGTTTACATCCCATGAGGTGGCATGGTCCCATGGGGGGACTGTGGGGGCTGTGGCACCATCCTCACTACCCATGCAGGGGACAGATCCATCCCCTCAGCCAGCAGCTAATCCAAGGTCCTACTACCTCAGGTATGTGCTGTTGCACCATGTCATGGGTGAGCTGGAGGGACGGCGCGGGGCCTGGGGCTACGTGGCAGGCGGAATGGGAGCCCTGTCCTACGCCATCGCCCAGGCAGCCACTGCCCGGGGAGCCCACATCTTTGCTGACAAGGTACGGGGTGTCTGGGAGAGGGGAGCTGCTTGGCCATGCCCTCAGGCAGCAGGGATGCTCTTGGTAAAGTCCTGTCCCCTACCCGTGCCCAGGCAGTGTGCCAcgtgctgctgggcagggccggGGAGGCGCGGGGTGTCGTGCTGCAGGATGGGACAGAGGTGAGGAGCAAACTGGTGCTGTCCAATGCCTCCCCCCAAATCACCTTTCTGGAACTCATTCCTCAGGTATGGAGtgcgtggggctggggggggctTGGCCTGTTGGAATAGCCCATTCCCACTGCCTCTCACAGCCACCCTCTGCATGGTGTATCCCACCCTAGGAGCAGCTGCCCAAGGACTTTGTCCAGCGGATCCGACAGCTTGACACACGCTCCCCTGTCACCAAGATCAATGGTAGGTACCAGCAGGGATGCTTcagctgccatccctgctggagGAACACTGGTGCCAGGCTCAGCAAGAGGCTGCACCCCACTTCATCTCCCCATCCCATGCCCAGTGGCGGTGGATCGGCTGCCCAGCTTCCTGGCTGCCCCCAATGCCCACGATGGCCAGGCCCTGCCCCACCACCAGTGCTCCATACACCTCAACTGCGAGGGCACCCAGCTCCTGCACCAGGCATTCACTGAGGCTGCCCAGGGGCACCCCTCCAGCAGGTAGGAGCCTGTACTGGCACACCTTGGTGCACTGGGGAAGGGCCAGGACAGCCATGGCTGTGAATGCTGGGGAGGGAGGTATGGCATGGCTGGGTGCCCCTCTGCCTGTCCAGCTGGTCTACTGCTCCCCCAGGCCCATGATCGAGCTCTGCATTCCCTCAGTGCTGGACCCAGGGCTGGCCCCTCCAGGCTGCCACGTCGTGTCCCTGTTCACACAGTACACCCCGTCCGTGCTGGCGGGCGGGCGGTGCTGGGACGAGCAGGCCAGAAATGCATACGCAGACACAGGTACGtgatgcacacacagagccagtaACACccatgggcagagctgccctgggctgcacaggagTTTGCTACCACATCCCCCGGGCTGCCCAGCAGGAGTCCCTTCATCTTTCTCTAGTGTTTGACTGCATCGAAGACTATGCCCCAGGGTTCAAGGCATCTGTCATTGGCAGGGACATCCTGACGCCACCAGACCTGGAGAGGATCTTTGGGCTGCCCGGTGGAGTGGGTACCATGAGTGTCAGCTCTGAGCATCGCTCTGGTGCCAGTGCTAGTGGTCACACGGGCCTGGGCCAGACACAGCTagctcacacagagctctgttgGCAGAACATCTTCCATGGAGGGATGTCTCTGGACCAGCTGTACTTTGCCCGGCCAGTACCATCCTACTCTGGCTACCGGTCCCCAATTCCTGGCCTGTACCTGTGTGGAAGTGGAGCCCACCCtggtgagcagagctggcagcaggacctTCATGGAGGcctgcagaaggaagaaagtgcCATGTGGAAGAGGTGCAGCAGCATTCCCCATTTCTCCTCTCTTGCAGGAGGAGGAGtgatgggagcagcaggacGCAATGCTGCCCAGGTGGCTATCAAGGATTTCAGGCACCTCTGATGAAATTGGTGAAACTGACTTCACCAACACAGGGTTGTGACAGCAGCATGCCCTACTGGTGCCAtgcagagccctgcccatccACAACTTGCTTCCCCAGCACCTCagggcagcagcatctcctgagaGCTGGATGTAGGCTGGCAGGgtcccctgtgctcccagcctgaCACAACCCAGCCTTGCCCCAGTGGCTCCTGGACCCTGCATGACCATGGCAAGCCTCACTCagcccctgcctgtgcccatggAAATAAACCCTGGCCTGGGCTCTGTCATGAGCACTCTCACTGTGTTTTTTGAGCAACTCATGCAGCTCCTACTGCACTATCCACACTTGCTGGTAATGCAGCCTTGGGGAGCTGCCAGAGAGCACAGGCACATTTCAGAGTAGTGAACAGGGACAAACAGCCCCTCACCCTCTTCTCTGCTCATTGATGCAGACTCAGGTGCGTGCAGGACTGGTTGTACTGAGTTCCCCAGCTCCGGGCAGGTCCAGACCATCCTAAGTCCTTAGAACAAGCAGGGAGCTGCCTGGATGCTGCTTTGGTGCCTGgagtccccagctgtccccagtcCGCGGCTGTTGGTGGCTGTGTGTACAGCAGACACGTGCCCAGCGGCTCAGAAACCGCaggagccggggctgcagctgcccctcgTGCCTCACACATGCTCCTATTCCCGACGGAAGCCGCTGCACGTGTCCTGGCCCCGTCCCCGCGTCCCCGCGTCCCCAGGGCAGATGTTCCGTGCTGGCCGCTCCTCAGCCGCAGCAGGCCCGGGTGTGCCCCTCGCCCGGGCTGCAGCCGGGAGCCGCTGGCTGCAGATTACAGAGCTCAcatcctctccctgccctcttCCTCCGCCAGACAATGCTCCCGATTCAGCCGCCCGCCTCGCCTCCTGCCGGGCCCTAAATACGGTGCTGCCAGGGTGAGCTGCTGCACCTGAGCTGGCTGAATCAATATTGACCGGCCAGGAATAGTCCCGCAGCCCGCTGAGAATAGCCCCGCacgcccgcccgccgcccacAGCTTCCCGcgcaggggctgccctgctgccgGCCGTGTATTTTTagctgctgccgctgcccggGATTGCAGGTGCTGGCACCCTGTGAGCCCCCAGGGAGACGAGGGGCATTGGCTGACACCTCAGGGCAAAGGGGACACCTCCAGCCCAGCACGGTCACACGAGCGGCAGGACACAGTGTCCGTAGAGCTGCGAGAAGAGCTGGCAGGTCCCAGAGGGGCAGAGCCCACCAGCCCCCGCAGCTCTCTGTTCTTGCTGTCCcctgagcagaggcagagccctgccctgcccttccccgCACCTCTCTGTTCTTGCTGTCCccggagcagaggcagagctgggagcggGACCCAGCGCCCGCCTGCCCGCATCCCTGCCAGCATCTGCCGGGGGAGGAGCTCGGGGGAGGCTCCTGGCTTCACACTTAAGCAATTGATCTCCAAAACGTCGAGACGAATGAGTCACGGGCTCCACTGCTGGCCCCAaccctgcccttccccagggCTTTCCGTGGCCTCCATTCTGGGGCTGGCCAGCGATTCACATCGCAGCTTCAGGGCATTGCCCCGATCCCGGCCAAGGCAGAGGCTGGGATGAGAGTGCCCTGCGAGGGGGACCCAGAGTCGTgcatccctgcacacccagagGTGCTGGGGCTCCTTGCGAGACGTGGCGATGAGCTCACGGGCTATTCCCGGCCGTGTTGATCCTGGCTCCTCCCGGCAGGATCCGGCTGCTTTGACTCCAAACAAACAGTCCGGTGGCCACCGGCACATTCCTGGCCGGTCCCTGGGCACGGCCGGGGCACTGGGTTTCCTGTTTATCCCCATCCCACGGCGGGCGTGTGGGCAGCGGGGTGCCCCGGGGACTGGCGGCCCCCCAAGCCGGAGGTTGCTCCCGGGGCAAGTCGGGCAGGGGGCGGGGGGCATCACCGGTCCCCACGTCCCACGGAGCGGGGCTGAGCCTCAGGACCCTCACAGCCAGCCTGCTTTATGGATGGCACAGGTGATGATGCCCCaagccctgggagagctgctctCCGGCTCTCGGTACCATCCCATACCCTGCCGtggtccctgtgtccccaagtcCCGGCCccactgcagcacctcctgTGCCCGTGCACCCACTCGAACCAGTGCGTTGGTGGGAAGCTGCAGGGAATGTCCCCGGCACAGCCGCTCGTCATCCCAGGAAAGTGCGTGCTGTGCCTGGCTGCGGTTCAGCCCCGCGAGGGGAGCATCCCTGACCGAGGGAATCTGGACTCGGGGGAGGCGCAGCCTCACGGCGGGCAGGGACTGTCCGGGACAGCTCAGATCCTCCCGGCTGGGGACAGGACGGGCTTTGGGACAGGAACGGGTTTGCCCCCGTGTGCGGTGAGGCAGAGTAGGGCcgggggtgggcagggagcagggctgggctccagACCAGGGCGGGGGGCGGGGGGCCCCCTCGGGTCGGCCCACCCCGCCGCACCATAAAAGCGGCTGCAGGCGGTGCCCagcgggaggcaggagctgcgggATCCACTGCTGCCAGCGCCACCACCGTGTCCCTCGCCACCGCCTGCCCCGCACCGCTGCCGCTCCGGCACCACCATCCCTTGCCAGGGTGAGTGCCAGAGGTGGCCCCGGGAGGGTCGGTCTGGGTACCTGGAGGGGGGTCAGCAATCCCACCAGTGCTCTGAATGAGGATGTAGGGGAAGAGGTGAGGCAACGGGGACCGGGCTGAGTGCAAGATAGAGAGGAATCCTGGTGTTCAGTAGAGAATCCAGGTGGAGGATGAaagggggctctgtggggcccTCACCCATGTCCCAAAACATGGGGCAGACAGGAAGCAACAAGAGCACAGGGCAATGTTTGTGGGTCTGCCCGTGGCTGTCAGTGCCCGAGAGGGCTGTGTCAGAGCTGGCTGACCTGGTGAAGGGGATAGGGCTGGGGTATGCTGTGCATGTGTCAGGGACCAGCCCATGCAtcccccagagcacagggacagggatgtcaCCGCCGTGCAAGAAGGCGTGATATCCCTCCGcattgcccagctcctggggcacagggggggctgcagctgcaccccCACTCTGCCATGGTCCCCAAGGACTCACTGTTGGTCTGTCCCCAGGCATCCACTCACAGAACGATGATGGTGATGCCAGCTGGCTCAAGTCACgtcctgctggtgctggtgctgtgctgggtggcccccagcaggcaggagccGGCCCCGGTGCAGCTGCGGCTGGGGGGACCCCGGGGCCCAGCTGGAGAGGGCCGGCTGGAGGTGCTGTACCAGGGCCGCTGGGGCACCGTGTGCGACGATGGCTTCGACTTCCATGCGGCCACGGTGGCCTGCCGGCAGCTGGGTTACACCGCAGCCATCACCTGGACCCACAGCGCCACCTACGGCCAAGGGGAAGGTACGGGGCAGATGGGGAATGGGGGTAGGGGTCCCGACGAGGGCAGTGTGCTTCCCGCTGGCTGTGGGAGCCTCCCCACAGGGCCGTGGGTGCAGAGAGCTGGCGGGACACATTGCATGGGGCTGTgatgctgtgtccccaggccccatCTGGCTGGACAACGTGCGATGTGGGGGCAGTGAAGGCTCCCTGGCAGAGTGTGCCCACAATGGCTGGGGCATCAGTGACTGCCACCATGGCGAGGATGCTGGTGTGGTGTGCTCAGGACAGCGCCTGCCTGGCAACTCCCCTCAGGCCACCGCCACTGGTCACCTGGGAGAGGTGAGTGGGGGCCCGTGGCATGtgcctgtggccagcagggtACACCAGGGCGACTGGAGCAGGTCCCACCAACCCTTGCCCTGCCCTTTTCTGAGTGCTCTACCCTCGATGCTGGAGCCCCAGGCCCACGCCATGCCCACTGTGGCAGGTGTTGGGACAAGCCCTGGAGGAGGTGCGGCTCAAGCCCATCCTGGCACGGGCCAAGCTGAGCATGCCAGTGATGGAGGGTGCTGTGGAGGTGAAGCACAATGGGCGCTGGAGGCAGGTGTGTGATGCCAACTGGACCAGGAACAACAGCCGTGTGGTGTGCGGGATGCTGGGCTTCCCCCGCGAGAAGCACGTCAACACCAGCTTCTACCGGTAGGGATGAGGGAGACAcatgctgctcctgggcacgggggggggggggcacacTGGGGACAAGAGATAGAGGAGTGGTCAGAGAAGGGCTGCACACATGGGTGGGTGTGCAAGGTGCTGGTATGGCAGGTATGGATCCCCTTCTTGGGCCTTTGACAAGGGTCAGAGTTGGGCTCACAGCATCCAGAAGTCTTTGGGAATGGTCACCATCATGGCTGGCAAAGTGTGGgacaaaggagaggaaagacAAGTGTCCCTTGGTCCCTCCCACCCTGTCTCAGCCTGGAACTATAAATACAGCCTATAATGAGCCCCTGCGGGTGCCAGGAGTCGCACAGTCCCGCTGGGACTCATGGTACAGACGGGTTTGGCACAGTAATTGCCAGTGGGGAGAGAATATGACATACCCTGGGGTCTCCATCTCCTGCCAGGGAGGGCAGAAATGTTGGGGCAGGGGGTTCAGAGTTGGGCAGTGTCAGCATGCTCCCTCATCTCCTGGCTCTGTACACCCACAGAAAGCTCTGGAACAAGAAGCTGAAGGACCCCAACTCCAGGTAGGACTCAGCACTGTGCATGGTGGGCAGGGCAACTTGAATGGGTGCCCAGCATGAGCATTGGGTGGGAGAGAGTCTCTGGCACCTGAGCTgaccctggccctgctcctctcccttgGCAGCCTGAAGACCCTCAGCCAGAAGAACAGCTTCTGGGTGCACAGGGTGCGGTGtcagggctcagagccccaccTGGCCCgctgccctgtgcagatggCCCCACCAGCCCCCCGCCAGCACGCCTGCCCCCAAGGCATGCACGCCATCGTCAGCTgcctccctggccctgccttCCAGAAGGGCACGGGCAAAGGCAAGAACAAGACCGCACCAGGAAAGGTGAGCCCTTGCAGAGTTCCACACCCTCAGAgtcccagggctgagcagcattCAGCCACCCCGTTTGCACTTGAGggggggctggctgtgccctggggttGCTGactggctgctctctgtgcccaggtgctccCGGTGCGGCTGCGAGCGGGCACCCACGCTGGCGAGGGCCGGGTGGAGGTGCTGCGCCACGGGCAGTGGGGCACCGTGTGTGACAAGCAGTGGGacctggctgcagccagtgTGGTGTGCCGGCAGCTGGGCTATGGGACGGCAAAGCAGGCCCTGGTGGGAGCCCAGATGGGACAAGGTGAGGCAGGTGTTACAGCGTGGGCTTGGGAAACCTCTGGGCTTGGAGGGGTACGATGGGGAAATCAACTGGTTTGAGGTGTCCTGCTGGAGAATCCTGGGATGTTCACGTAGCTCCAGCCTGTCCTAGGATGAGGCTACCCTGTctgctcctgccatgggcagcccCATTCCTATAAAGAATGCCCAGACCgggggaaggaggatgaggGTGCTGCTTCAGGATGGTCATGGAGCAGGGAGCACTGACCCTTCCTGTGCTTTAGGTCTGGGGCCCATCCATATGAGCAATGTGCAGTGCACTGGCCATGAGCACTCCCTGGGCGAGTGTCGCTTCCAGGATGCTGAGCAGAATGGGTGCCGGCACGAGGCCGACGCTGCCGTCCGCTGCCACATGCCCTTCATGGACTTCAAGAGCCAGGTGAGTCCCTGCCTCCTTCCCAGGGCCTGTTTCACCCCAGCCCCATTGCACAGTCCCTGCTCCCCAAGCTCTATGCCCAGTGtgggtgctcagagcagccctggagtgACCCAGGGGATGGGAGGACACAGAGCAGTGTCCtgatggggctctgcagggtgatCTGGTGGCAAATTGGTCTTTAGGGATgaaaggaggaagatgaggCAGATGTTCAGCTGGATGTGCAGGGCTGCTGGTCCCATTGCAGTGTGGAGTGGGAGAGCTGGGATCTGTGCCACATTCCAGTTCTGCCCCTCTCTGCCAACAGGTGCGGCTGGCCGGGGGCCGCAACCCCGAGGAAGGTGTGGTGGAAGTGCTGGTGCcagtgcaggggcagctgcagtGGGGTGCAGTGTGTGGGGCACAGTGGGGCCTGAACGAGGCCATGGTggtctgcaggcagctggggctgggctttGCCAGCCATGCCCTCCAGGTGAGTGGGGTACCAGCCTGGGGCCAGAACTGCAGGGGTCCTGCAGGATGGACAGCGTGGGCATGGTGTGgccaggggctctgggatgggaCAGTGGGGACGATGGTGGCAGTTTtagggcaggaggggaggcaggTGGGAGTTGGCAAGGGCTGCAAGGACTGGTCCAAGCACTGTGCTCCTCCTCTGTGCAGGAGACGTGGTACTGGGCAGGCAGCCCCGGTGCCAGCCAGGTTGTGATGAGCGGCGTGCGCTGTGCGGGCACCGAGCTGgccctccagcagtgccagcgCCACGGCCCTGTCCACTGCCCCAGCGGCGGGGGACGCTTCTCAGCCGGGGTCACCTGCACTGCCCGTGAGTAGCAGGAGCCCAGGGGGTACTGCTGGGAGGGGGCACCCCTCTTCTCCTGTAGGAGGGTAGGGAGTGCTGTGCAGGGTGGGGACCATCTTCTCAATCCCTGCTGATCCCCTCCGTGCCAGATGCCCCAGACCTGGTGATGAATGCCCAGCTGGTGCAGGAGACAGCCTACCTGGAGGACAgacccctggggctgctgtaCTGTGCCCATGAGGAGCGCTGCCTCTCCCGCTCTGCTGACAACATGCAGTGGCCCTACGGCCACCGCCGCCTTCTGCGCTTCTCCTCCCAGATCCACAACCTGGGAAGAGCCGATTTCCGACCGAGGATGGGGCGTCATGCCTGGACTTGGCACCAGTGCCACCGGTGAGTGTCCCAtaggcaggggctggcagggagctgccctGTCCTTGGGCCTGGCAGGGCATGGTGGCACCCGTCCCACCCAGGGTAATTGACAGCGTCTGAGCCAGCACTGTCATTACGGCTTTATTTGGCTTCAGGGCTGTAATTTGCTGAgtccctgggtgctgccctgcCGGAAGTTCTGCCAGGGTTGCCTGGGACAGCCACGTGCTCCCTGGCTGGGCGCTGGtcctgtgctgagcccctgtccccacagacaCTTCCACAGCATCGAGGTCTTCACCCACTATGACCTGCTGACGCTCAATGGCTCCAAGGTGGCCGAGGGACACAAGGCCAGCTTTTGCCTGGAAGACACCAACTGCCCCGAAGGTAggtgccagctgcagagctgacagAGGCCCAGTTCTGCTCCCCAAAGGGGCTCTGTCTGTGCCTCCCTCACCTCCCTCCTTGCTGCAGGTCTTCAGCGACGCTTTGCCTGTGCCAACTTTGGTGAGCAGGGGGTGAGTGTGGGGTGCTGGGACACCTACCGCCATGACATCGACTGCCAGTGGATCGACATCACCGATGTGCCACCAGGCAGCTACACCTTCCAGGTATGGGGATG
This genomic interval carries:
- the PYROXD2 gene encoding pyridine nucleotide-disulfide oxidoreductase domain-containing protein 2, whose amino-acid sequence is MAGRCALRGTLGPRCPSRWPQGWRLCLRPPGARLAHAGAAAQLQQEYDAVVIGAGHNGLVAAAYLQRAGLRTAVLERRHVLGGAAVTEEIVPGFKFSRASYLLSLLRPQIYADLELQRHGLRVLPRDPYSFTPLLEDRSPPRSLLLGHDMAQTQQQIAQFSQKDAQVYPEYEAFMGRMVLALDPLLDAPPVDTAALGKGSLPQQLRNLQTLKPLLQAGLALGRQLPHYYEVLTAPISKILDHWFESEPLKATLATDAVIGAMASPHTPGSGYVLLHHVMGELEGRRGAWGYVAGGMGALSYAIAQAATARGAHIFADKAVCHVLLGRAGEARGVVLQDGTEVRSKLVLSNASPQITFLELIPQEQLPKDFVQRIRQLDTRSPVTKINVAVDRLPSFLAAPNAHDGQALPHHQCSIHLNCEGTQLLHQAFTEAAQGHPSSRPMIELCIPSVLDPGLAPPGCHVVSLFTQYTPSVLAGGRCWDEQARNAYADTVFDCIEDYAPGFKASVIGRDILTPPDLERIFGLPGGNIFHGGMSLDQLYFARPVPSYSGYRSPIPGLYLCGSGAHPGGGVMGAAGRNAAQVAIKDFRHL
- the LOXL4 gene encoding LOW QUALITY PROTEIN: lysyl oxidase homolog 4 (The sequence of the model RefSeq protein was modified relative to this genomic sequence to represent the inferred CDS: inserted 4 bases in 2 codons); translation: MHPPEHRDRDVTAVQEGVXYPSALPSSWGTGGAAAAPPLCHGPQGLTVGLXPQASTHRTMMVMPAGSSHVLLVLVLCWVAPSRQEPAPVQLRLGGPRGPAGEGRLEVLYQGRWGTVCDDGFDFHAATVACRQLGYTAAITWTHSATYGQGEGPIWLDNVRCGGSEGSLAECAHNGWGISDCHHGEDAGVVCSGQRLPGNSPQATATGHLGEVLGQALEEVRLKPILARAKLSMPVMEGAVEVKHNGRWRQVCDANWTRNNSRVVCGMLGFPREKHVNTSFYRKLWNKKLKDPNSSLKTLSQKNSFWVHRVRCQGSEPHLARCPVQMAPPAPRQHACPQGMHAIVSCLPGPAFQKGTGKGKNKTAPGKVLPVRLRAGTHAGEGRVEVLRHGQWGTVCDKQWDLAAASVVCRQLGYGTAKQALVGAQMGQGLGPIHMSNVQCTGHEHSLGECRFQDAEQNGCRHEADAAVRCHMPFMDFKSQVRLAGGRNPEEGVVEVLVPVQGQLQWGAVCGAQWGLNEAMVVCRQLGLGFASHALQETWYWAGSPGASQVVMSGVRCAGTELALQQCQRHGPVHCPSGGGRFSAGVTCTAHAPDLVMNAQLVQETAYLEDRPLGLLYCAHEERCLSRSADNMQWPYGHRRLLRFSSQIHNLGRADFRPRMGRHAWTWHQCHRHFHSIEVFTHYDLLTLNGSKVAEGHKASFCLEDTNCPEGLQRRFACANFGEQGVSVGCWDTYRHDIDCQWIDITDVPPGSYTFQVVVNPKHEVAESDFSNNVMRCQCKYDGQRVWMHGCHTSDAYGANVVSDMERRERLANNLV